Genomic window (Candidatus Bathyarchaeota archaeon):
TATTAGGCTTGTTTTCCCCAATCAACTCTAGTGCCAAGGCTGAAAATAGTGTAACCTTCACACCTGCTGATAAATTCAGTATTCCAGCACTGAATGGCTCCATCAGTTTTTCAGTGAACGGTACCTGCTCAGAAGCAACACTGGAAAACAACACTTGGCACTTTAAGGATTTGGCACTCAACAATTCCCAACCACTTGGAAATCTTAAAATTTCAACACAGGACTCCAACGTTACAATATTGTTTTACAGAGCTTACAATGCCACTTTGCGGGCAGTGGCAATAAGATACTCGGTTGAAGGGCATGGAAAACAAACCATAAATTTTGGGTTTAATGAATCTCAAAAAACACGACCCGATGAGTGGAGCGTAGTTATACCAGACAGCATTTTCCTCGCGGAAGGAGACGGTTGGAATCTTTTGCCTGACAATACAGTGGTTATTCATTGCGTGGAAAGCAGGGTATCCATCGTACATTATGTGTTTGATTATCCATCCGACGAGCACCTTCCCTTCTATCAAAGACATTCCATAGCTATAGTTACTGCACTTGTAGTTGCAGCCACGATTGCTCTTGCGGTACTCATTAAAGTTAAAGGGAGAGGATTAGATTAATGTCTTGGGAAAACTCTCCCGCTTTAGTGTTACCGATTTATGCAATAATAGTGGTAGTCGGCATCGTTATTATACTTAAACTAACAAAAGATAAGACGAAACGGTTTAGCTCACTTAGGCTCTTTATCCAAGCAGTCGCTGTTGTTGCAATATTTATGGGACTTATACTTGGGCCCTTCAACTTGCCTCTGTGGCAACCTTTAGGCATTACGCCCAGAGAGCGCTTAATCGGCGCTGACCTTTTAGGTACGCAACTGCCTGACGGAATCCCTTTGCCAATTTTAGCATGCTACTACCCTAACGGACGAACCGTCACCTGCACGCTCTGGCAACTGCAAGCCTACATCTTCCCATTCTGGAACTACCCAAGAGGCTATGAGGTCTTCTACACCACAACAGGCTTAGAAAAAATAGCCATAGTTATAGGCTTAACAATCGTTGCTGCGATAATTTTAGGCAGAGCGTTCTGCGGTTGGCTATGCCCTTTTGGGCTCTATCAAGACGTCTTGACAAGAATACGCAAAGCAGCTAGAAAGCGGCATCTGAACTTTTCTGAAAAAACAAACGTCAAGCTGGGGCAGTCACGGTACATCATAATCGCCGTTTTTCTAATTCTAAGCGTCATTTTCGGTTCTTACTCCATCTTCGGCACCGAACTTATTCCTGGTACAAAACCAGGCGGACCAGAAGGAACAGAAGCAGGCATTGTTGGGTGGATTAACGAGCCGTTCTGTCTAGTTTGCCCCATGAGACCGCTATGTGTATTGGCACAATGCGGTGTCGGCGCGATGAATTATGATTACGTTTCACAAATAACGTATGGACCGTTCTGGATAGCAGGCGGTTACGTCTCATCGATAAACATCACCATCCTTATCATAATCACAATTTTAGCGTTAGCATACCGAAGGGTTTGGTGCAGAATCTGCCCTTTAGGAGCACTAACAGCGCTGTTTAGTACTTTTCCTCCATTCAAACAAATCGCCCTTACCAAACTACAGAAAAATGAAGAAAAATGCACAAAATGCGGTATCTGCAAGCGTGTTTGCCCAACCCAAGCGACGGACGTGTACGAAAAGAAAGGCGGTGACGTTACAGAATCAAGATGTATCCTGTGCGCTCGATGCGTCGAAATTTGCCCTTACGACGATACCCTCAAAATGACGTTTGCAAACAAAACCATAGTTAAATCAAGAAACTGGTTGCCTGAAAACAAAACTGCAAACATCCAAACAGACTAAATAACCGCTTATAATGTTTAACTGCATCCTTATGCGGTCATTTTTGTGGATATTACCAAATTCGTAATATCGTTTATAACAAGCAGCCGTGTATGATGCCTTGAGAAAGGAGAAGGCTACTTGCAAGTATCAGTGGAACAGATTGAACGCCAAATAATAGAATATGCAGAACACTTCTTGAAAACAGAGTATGGCGGGGGAGCTGTAAAAAAACTTGTAGAGTACACTATAAAGGCAATTTACGCTTACGACACCAGTCTCTCAGAAGTCACAGGCAACATCATCAAAATAGCGGCTAAAAGAGACATGGACATCGGCAAACTTACAGAAGCAACTAAACTAACTATAAGACATGAACTTGGCCACATCCTTGACGAAAACTTGCCTGACTTTCCTAATTTTGAAGAGTTAATAGAGCATGAGCGAATCGCTTGGGCAAACGCAAAACCGAAGACCCCAGCAGAACAATGGCGCAAAAACCTAGCCATACGAACACACCTTGACCCCCTAAAAATGCAAGCATTAGGCTTTCCATGCCCAGAAAAAAAAGTTTCTCCAGCACAGCTAAAGCGGGGAATCAACATGGAGCTTGAGCGCATGGGAAAATACAGCCCCTTTGTTGACGAGCACTTGGCGGAAAGATACGCAATGGCAAACCTAATCGAAAACCCCAGTTACTATGGACCAAACAAGAACTTTGCTTAACATCAAGTAAGCCACATCACAGCTACAGATTCTCAGCAATAAACAGAGCAGGGCTTAACTACTGGGTTTTCTTTTGTTTTCAGATGCATAATCCTTAAATGTTTTCTGTTTATGCTTAGTGTGGCTGAGGGCTGGTAGATCAGCCTGGTATGATCGCCACGTTGGCATCGTGGAGGCCCCGGGTTCAAATCCCGGCCAGTCCACCATCCCATAAACAACCTTTTTATAATTTAACAGAAAATCAAAGAATTTTCTATCCCAACTGCTTGTGGCAACTGCACAACCAACAGGGACTCAAAACACAAACAAAACACTAAAAAGCAACGTCTTAAGCAACCTGTAAGGTTGATGTGGTTCTAAGGCACGGACTTTCAACAACAACTAAGAAAAAACAAAACCCCAACAAGACATTAATCCACTGGCACATAAACGGTGAGCCCCTACACAACTGAAAAAGACCCCAATTCAGGAAGAGAGGGGAAAATACTCAGCCTGTAGGTTGCTCACCAAACAAGCAAGTACTCAACAGGTTAATTTAAGCCTTTAAGAAGCACCCGCAACAAGTTGTTTATTCAACCGAGTGCACATCCAGAATCAACTGACTCTTTTGCCAATTCAAAGTTGACTAATTGATTGTTTAACCATTCTGGGAACAAGCGTAAATATTAAAGTATCATACAACAATAATGCTAAAATAACTCTCGCGCGGATGTGCCCTCTAATGACCGAAACTCTTGCTTCCTCAGCTATGAAACGTGTCGAAGATTGGAAATCCCGACTAATCGACCTATCAAAACGAAACAACCTCCTCTACTTCCGCAAAACAAAACGCGGCAACCTCCCAATCACACAACCAGACCAACAAAAAATCTTCACAGCCCTTGTGGTAAGAAAGAACCGCCTAGAATTTTTTATTCCACTCCAAGAACCCAAATCTGAAAAGACAAACGAAAAAGAAAACGGCAAAAACAAGAACAAAACAAAAACTAAACCCAAAACAGCAAAACCTCAAGTCACCTCAGCCATCACACAAGAACCCAAACGCCCCACAGCAAACCAACTCGTCTGCGGCAAAATACCCTGTAGCGACCTTGAAAACACCCTCAAAAGTCTCCAGCGACGCTCACTCCTTGATTACCGTGAACGAGGCGTCCGTATCCTGCATGCGGCATTCGGCACTTTAAACTGGGTAGACCTTGAAACCAAAGAAAACGTCCAATCGCCACTGATTCTTGTGCCGTTAGAGTTAACGCGAGAAACAATCCGCCAACCCTACACCATTGCAGTCCCGCCAGTAGAAGATGAAGCGGTGCTAAACCCTGCTTTGCAAGTAAAATTGAAAAATGATTACAAAATTGATTTACCAGCCCTACCTGAAGAATGGGAAAATCAAAGTTTAGATGATTACTTTAACTCGGTGGAACAGGCAGTTTCTGAAATGGGCTGGAAAGTCGAGCCATCTGTTGATCTGGGACTTTTCTCTTTCCAAAAACTCGTCATATACAAAGACCTTGAATCTAACGCTGCCTTGGTTACTCAGCACCCAATCATCAAAGCAATCGCTGGTGTTAGAGACGAGAAACTAATCTTAGATAACTTACCAGACGAAAAAGATGTGGACAAAATTCAGCTACCCGCAAAAACCTACCAAGTCCTCGACGCCGACAGCAGCCAACGAGTCTCAATAGAATACGCCCTGCGAGGACAAAGCTTCGTCATGAAAGGACCACCTGGCACTGGCAAAAGCCAAACCATCGCCAACATCATCGCTGAATGCATCGCCAACGGCAAGAGCGTACTCTTTGTAAGCGACAAAATGGCTGCACTAGAAGTGGTATACAAACGCTTAAGTGAGGTGGGATTAGCTCATTTCTGCCTTGAACTCCACAGTAGCAAGGCTAACAAGCAAGAGGTCGTGGCGGAACTTAAACGTAGCTTAGATGAAAACTTGGTTCCACGCAAACTTCCTTCACCTCACGAATTTGACAGGTTAATTGAGTATCGTGAAGCCTTAAACGGCTATGTCACGGCACTCCACGAGAAGCACCAGTACCTGCAGAGGAGCGCTTATGAGGTTTTGAGCATAATTTCCAGTTTGGAGCGGGTACCCTTCGTTCCAGTTGGCTTAACAGAAATAGGAACGCTGACACCTCAAAAAATGCGCGAACTCGAAGAACTAACCATGCAACTGAGCAAGGTTTGGCAAGTAATCGAGGAACCAGACTTTCCATGGCTCGGATACCACGCTGACAAATACAACCTTGAAATCCGCTCCGAACTCCTCACAACACTCGAAAACATTAGCGCAACATTGAGAGCGCTGGAACAGGAAACTGAAGAGTTTGCCGCAGTTTTGGGCGTGTTTCCACCTGAAACTTTTGCTAGAATACAGTGGCTCATTGAAACAAGCAACCTGCTCCATGAGAGCCCCAAACCAGAAGTTTACTGGCTAACGAACCCAGACCTTGAGAAACTGATAACTGAAGCCAAAGCCTACAACGAGATGAGCATTTGGATAAAAGAAACACGCGCCAACCTGATGCAACGCTATCACCCTACCCTCTTTGAGTTGGCTCTAACAAGGTCAACGGAAATGAAGCATGCACTTGCAGCGTTAAGCAAGATGCTTCCAGCAGTCAACATTGAAGAGAGCGAATTCTTAAAGAAGCGAGAGACCTTTTTAGCATTCATAAAAAACACACAAGTCGCCGCAAAGAAATGGAATGAAACAGCGCAAGCTCTCGCGCCACTGCTTGGATTAGACGGAACGGACTTAACGGTTACACAGTTAAAACAGTTATCCCGCATCGCACTATTGTGTTTTGCTGATGATAAACCTGAACCCCAATGGTTCGACGCAAAATATCTAGAACAAGTCCAAGAAACAGTAGAGAAAGCAAAACTGCAATATCAAGAGTACAACTTGCTCAAAAGCAGATTAGAAGAAACTTACAGCGACGGCATCTATGAATTAGACCTCGACGAACTCATAACACGATACAGTGGACCCTACCAGAGTGGGCTTAAAATTTTCAACTCAACCTACCGTAAAGACCAAAAACAAATTGCAAAGATAACAAATGACGGTAAAGTTCCAAAAGCAATACTGAACGATTTAATTGATGCACGAAGAGTCAAAAAACTGCAGGCAAAAATTGAGGCTTCAGCTGAAACCGTCCGCTCGTTACTTGGTCACTATTATCACAAAACCCGAACAGACTTCAAAGGCGCCGAAAAAGCCATAGAGTTAACAAAAGAAGTCAGAAACCTGTCATGGGCAACGCAGATACCTGAAACCTTACTTAAGATACTAACCACACCCACAAATCCTTCACCGATGATCAAGAATCTAGGTCAAGAGCTACAGGCATCTATTGAGAAGTGGGAACAGCAAATCAAAGACATAGAATTCCTCTTACCAGCGAAACTGTCAAAAGCAGATGCCGCTGTTACTCAGACGCCCATATCAGTGCTGGATGAATGGGTGACGGAAACAGAAAAGCACCTCAATCACCTATGCGCTCTAACTAAAGAAACGCTAGCGACAAGCAAACAAGAACCCGAAAACTACAAGCAACTTTTAGATGACCTCAAGAACGCTGAAGACATGCAAAAGAAAGAAGCAAAAATCATAGGTGAAAAAGCTCAACTGCAAGAAAAATTCGGTAGCCGCTTCCAAAGCCTTGAAACAAACTGGCAAGACATACTAACTGTGCTTGAATGGTGCAGAAAGGTTCAGGGAGTATTCGGCGATATCCCTGTGCCAGAGGCATTCGCAAGTATTGCCGCAAAAGGACCAACAGCCGCACCTTCGAATGAGGAGTTATCCAAAAAACGGGACATAGCACTAACTGTTTTGGCTGATTTTGGAAAACGCTTTGAAAGTGAAATGAAGTATCAAAACCAGTTATTGAAAGACTTGGAAATCCAAGTTATAAGTGAACGAATCCAAGCCTTCCGTGACCGCGTGGATGACTTGCAGGTTTGGATTGACTTTAAAGACATAAAAAACCGTTTTGCACTGCGAGGTTTAGATCAGTTCTTTAACCGTCTAGTTGAACAGAAGATTCCAGCAACTGATTTGGTGCCTGTTTTTCGACGAGGTGTCTATCAGGAATGGATAAACAACCTCTACAATGAGGACCCTAAACTGGGCAGGTTCCGCAGAGAGAACCATGAGCAACTAATCGCTGACTTTAGAAAACTTGACCAAGAACTTATCCGTCTTACCTCAAGCATGGTTATTGAAGCAGCCAACAGCAGAAAACCCCAAGACATCCTAATCCAAGCCGCTGACACAGAAGCAAATATCCTGTCAAAAGAGGCAGCCAAGAAGAGGCGATTGATGCCAATCCGCACGCTCATGCAAAAGATACCAAACTTGCTAGTTAAGCTCAAGCCATGTCTGCTGATGAGTCCAATTTCAGTCAGCCAGTTCCTTCCGCCTGACGCGAAGTTTGATTTGGTTCTCTTTGATGAGGCTTCACAACTTGTTCCAGAAGATGCCATCGGCGCAATCTATCGGGGAAAAGCCGTTGTTGTAGCAGGCGATAATAGGCAGTTGCCGCCCACGTCGTTCTTCCAAAAGAACCTGCTTGATGACGTTGACTGGGATGAGCTAAGTGATGAAGACGTAGAAGTCTTCGACAGCATTCTAGACGAGTGTTTAGGTATCGGCTTGCCAGTTAAAACTCTTCGTTGGCACTACCGCAGTAAACATGAAGGGTTAATCGCGTTCTCAAATCACCGTTTCTACGATGACACACTGATTACATTCCCAGCGGCAACAGCGCAACATGACAGTTTAGGCGTAAAACTTGTCTACGTACCCGACGGAATCTATGATAGGGGCGGCAAAAGAGACAACCCAAGAGAAGCCGAAAAAGTAGCTGATTTAGTCTTTGAACACTTCAAAAACTACCCAAAGAAAACATTAGGTGTCGTAACATTCAGCATTGCACAAATGAACGCAGTTGAAGAAGCCATCGACCGCCGACTAAAAGAAGAACCAGAATTTGAGCAGTTCTTTAAGGAAGACCGCTTGGAAGGCTTTTTCGTTAAGAACTTGGAAAACGTGCAAGGTGACGAAAGGGATGTCATATTCTTCAGTGTTGGGTATGGTTATGATGAAAATGGCAAAATCACTATGAACTTTGGTCCACTAAATAAGCCAGGTGGAGAACGACGGTTAAATGTTGCAGTAACACGGGCACGCGAGAAAGTATTGTTGATTACTTCGATTAAAGGTTCAGATATTGATCCAGATGCTCAAGCGCTAGGCGTTCAAACACTACGCACCTACCTTGATTATGCCGAGCAAGGACCTGAAACTTATTCAGCCAAACGCAAAGATGGAGAGTTTGACTCAATGCTAGATGAAGACATCGCCGCTGAAATTAAAAAGATGGGCTATGATATTGTTCCGCAAGTAGGTTGTAGTGGATACAAGATAGACATAGGTGTGGTTGATCCTGTTAATCGGGGCAGTTTTCTGCTTGGTGTAGAATGCGATGGTGAAACATACAGGTCAATCAATAGCGCACGGGACCGCGACAGATTACGCGAACAAGTACTGAGGCAACTGGGCTGGCGTATTCACCGCGTTTGGTCTCCAGCTTGGGTTGCACGCCGCGACTCTGAAATCCGAAGATTAAAAGAAGCGCTTGAGCAAGCCCAAAAACAGCAGATAGAAAAGTTCTCTCAAATACCAATCGTTGACAAAGGTTCTGCGCCCTCAGTTGATGTTCAGAAAATCCAGTTTGCAGGAATCGAAAAGATTGGAGTGCCCTACAAAGTTCACCCGCTTAAAGCAACTTACAGTCCCTACATCAAGGTTACCACAGCAAAATCCACATACGATTCAAAACAGAAAAACCAATTCCACTTCCCGGAGAACCGTGCAAACCAAACCAAACTTCTATATGAACTCATACAAAACGAGGGACCAGTTCACTTTGATTATGCTGTTGAACGTTTAGCTGCCACATGGGGTATAAAGCAGGTTACTCCGAAAATTGCGCATGCCGTCAAAGAGGCATTAAACAATCTGATTCGGGAGCAAAAAGTTGTAATTAAAGGCAGGTTCCTCTGGCCCCCGCAACTTAAAGAAACTCCTATTCGTGTTCCGATACAGGGCGTTCCAGAGTCTAAACGTAAGGCTCAGTACATTCCACCCGAAGAGATTGAGGCAACTATGAAGATAATAGCGCAATATGCTTTAGGCATAAGCGACGATTCATTGATTAATGAAACAGCCAAAGTGTTTGGAATCAACCATTCAGGCAGTGAAGCTAAAGAAGTGTTCTCTGAAGTTCTAAAGAGGCTGATTAGGGAAAGAAAACTCGTCTGCAAAGATGACGGCGTAATTACCGCCGCTTAATCCTCATTTAGTTTCTTTATTAAAGTCGGCAAATCAGTCATTACTGTGATTATAT
Coding sequences:
- a CDS encoding DUF3320 domain-containing protein → MTETLASSAMKRVEDWKSRLIDLSKRNNLLYFRKTKRGNLPITQPDQQKIFTALVVRKNRLEFFIPLQEPKSEKTNEKENGKNKNKTKTKPKTAKPQVTSAITQEPKRPTANQLVCGKIPCSDLENTLKSLQRRSLLDYRERGVRILHAAFGTLNWVDLETKENVQSPLILVPLELTRETIRQPYTIAVPPVEDEAVLNPALQVKLKNDYKIDLPALPEEWENQSLDDYFNSVEQAVSEMGWKVEPSVDLGLFSFQKLVIYKDLESNAALVTQHPIIKAIAGVRDEKLILDNLPDEKDVDKIQLPAKTYQVLDADSSQRVSIEYALRGQSFVMKGPPGTGKSQTIANIIAECIANGKSVLFVSDKMAALEVVYKRLSEVGLAHFCLELHSSKANKQEVVAELKRSLDENLVPRKLPSPHEFDRLIEYREALNGYVTALHEKHQYLQRSAYEVLSIISSLERVPFVPVGLTEIGTLTPQKMRELEELTMQLSKVWQVIEEPDFPWLGYHADKYNLEIRSELLTTLENISATLRALEQETEEFAAVLGVFPPETFARIQWLIETSNLLHESPKPEVYWLTNPDLEKLITEAKAYNEMSIWIKETRANLMQRYHPTLFELALTRSTEMKHALAALSKMLPAVNIEESEFLKKRETFLAFIKNTQVAAKKWNETAQALAPLLGLDGTDLTVTQLKQLSRIALLCFADDKPEPQWFDAKYLEQVQETVEKAKLQYQEYNLLKSRLEETYSDGIYELDLDELITRYSGPYQSGLKIFNSTYRKDQKQIAKITNDGKVPKAILNDLIDARRVKKLQAKIEASAETVRSLLGHYYHKTRTDFKGAEKAIELTKEVRNLSWATQIPETLLKILTTPTNPSPMIKNLGQELQASIEKWEQQIKDIEFLLPAKLSKADAAVTQTPISVLDEWVTETEKHLNHLCALTKETLATSKQEPENYKQLLDDLKNAEDMQKKEAKIIGEKAQLQEKFGSRFQSLETNWQDILTVLEWCRKVQGVFGDIPVPEAFASIAAKGPTAAPSNEELSKKRDIALTVLADFGKRFESEMKYQNQLLKDLEIQVISERIQAFRDRVDDLQVWIDFKDIKNRFALRGLDQFFNRLVEQKIPATDLVPVFRRGVYQEWINNLYNEDPKLGRFRRENHEQLIADFRKLDQELIRLTSSMVIEAANSRKPQDILIQAADTEANILSKEAAKKRRLMPIRTLMQKIPNLLVKLKPCLLMSPISVSQFLPPDAKFDLVLFDEASQLVPEDAIGAIYRGKAVVVAGDNRQLPPTSFFQKNLLDDVDWDELSDEDVEVFDSILDECLGIGLPVKTLRWHYRSKHEGLIAFSNHRFYDDTLITFPAATAQHDSLGVKLVYVPDGIYDRGGKRDNPREAEKVADLVFEHFKNYPKKTLGVVTFSIAQMNAVEEAIDRRLKEEPEFEQFFKEDRLEGFFVKNLENVQGDERDVIFFSVGYGYDENGKITMNFGPLNKPGGERRLNVAVTRAREKVLLITSIKGSDIDPDAQALGVQTLRTYLDYAEQGPETYSAKRKDGEFDSMLDEDIAAEIKKMGYDIVPQVGCSGYKIDIGVVDPVNRGSFLLGVECDGETYRSINSARDRDRLREQVLRQLGWRIHRVWSPAWVARRDSEIRRLKEALEQAQKQQIEKFSQIPIVDKGSAPSVDVQKIQFAGIEKIGVPYKVHPLKATYSPYIKVTTAKSTYDSKQKNQFHFPENRANQTKLLYELIQNEGPVHFDYAVERLAATWGIKQVTPKIAHAVKEALNNLIREQKVVIKGRFLWPPQLKETPIRVPIQGVPESKRKAQYIPPEEIEATMKIIAQYALGISDDSLINETAKVFGINHSGSEAKEVFSEVLKRLIRERKLVCKDDGVITAA
- a CDS encoding 4Fe-4S binding protein; translated protein: MSWENSPALVLPIYAIIVVVGIVIILKLTKDKTKRFSSLRLFIQAVAVVAIFMGLILGPFNLPLWQPLGITPRERLIGADLLGTQLPDGIPLPILACYYPNGRTVTCTLWQLQAYIFPFWNYPRGYEVFYTTTGLEKIAIVIGLTIVAAIILGRAFCGWLCPFGLYQDVLTRIRKAARKRHLNFSEKTNVKLGQSRYIIIAVFLILSVIFGSYSIFGTELIPGTKPGGPEGTEAGIVGWINEPFCLVCPMRPLCVLAQCGVGAMNYDYVSQITYGPFWIAGGYVSSINITILIIITILALAYRRVWCRICPLGALTALFSTFPPFKQIALTKLQKNEEKCTKCGICKRVCPTQATDVYEKKGGDVTESRCILCARCVEICPYDDTLKMTFANKTIVKSRNWLPENKTANIQTD